ACCCATTTGTTTCTGCGTCTCGAAAAGAAAGAACAACTCGTAAATATGTTCTATAGTCTGGACGGAAAAGCATGGAAAAAAATCGAGAACTCAGCCGAAGTTTCCTCTTTCCACCACAACGTGCTAAGCGGCTTTATGAGCCTTCGATTAGGACTTTCGGCGGTTGGCGACGGACAAGTAACGTTTAAAAATTTTGTTTATCAATCCAACTAATACATAAAATAATTATATTAGGCTCAAAATTATAACGATGTCGATAATTAGGGCGTGACCGCAGCGGGATAAAAAGGCAGACATACTTAACGTAAATACGCCTTCTTATCCCGGTGCGGTCGGGCTATACGCACTACTTCGGTAGTTTGCTCCTATCCCTCACGCGAGCGTATCCTAATAAAATTTCGTATCCTGACAGGTTTTTAAAACCTGTTAGGTATCAGATGATAAACAGAAATAATTAAAAAGTTCTGTTAGAAAAAATATAAGCAGTAAAGAGATTTCAAACCATTGAAAAAAATCAATGGCAATACCTAACAGGTTTTAAAAACCTGTTAGGATAGAAATATAGATTAATCCGGGATATTCTGTCAGGAACAAAATGTGGGCAGCAACAGTATTTAATCCGTTGAAAATAAATTGGAATTCCAATTAAAGTTTCGCAGTGACGACATATAAAATTAAAACGCAATAAAATGAATTCAAACAACATCAAAAAAACAATTTTCATTTTACTTTTTGCATCTTTCTGCATCAAAACCACGGCACAATCCGGTCATGTTTTATGGTACAAACAGCCCGCAGAATTCTTTGAAGAAAGTTTGGTTTTAGGAAACGGAAAAATGGGAGCCACCGTTTTTGGCGGTATAAATTCAGATAAAATCCATCTGAACGATATTACCCTTTGGTCAGGAGAACCTGTAAATGCCAATATGAATCCCGAAGCCTACAAAAACATTCCAGCCATTCGCGAAGCGCTTCAAAACGAAAACTACAAACTGGCCGAAGAACTTAACAAAAAAGTTCAGGGAAAAAATTCCGAGAAATATGCCCCTTTAGGAACTTTGGAAATTAACAATTCCGAGAAAGGCAAAGCAACTAATTACTACAGAGAACTTGATATTTCGAATGCCACATCAAAAGTAACGTACGAAATGGACGGTGTAAAATATACCCGTGAATATTTCGTTTCGGCTCCGGATCAAATCATGATTATTAAACTGACCAGCAGTCAGAAAGGCGCTTTAAATTTTGATGTTAATTTAAAAAGCCAGCTAAAATCAGAAGTACATACAAGAAACAATACGCTGATCCTAAACGGAACTGCCCCAATCAATGAAAACGCAGGCTATACCGTTCAACCCAAATTTTTATCAGTAAAAGAAAGAGGCACAAGGTTCACCACTTTAATACAAATCAAGAAAACCGACGGGCAGATTACAAATTCTAATGCGTCGCTGACTGTAAAAAATGCATCCGAAGTTTATATTTACATTTCAATTGCAACCAGTTTCAACGGCTTTGATAAAAATCCGGCATCCCAAGGTGTAGACGATATGGCTATAGCAGCCCAGAATCTCAACAAAGCATTTGCAAAACCATTCGATAAAATCAAAGAATCGCATATTACCGATTATCAGAAATTCTATAATCGTGTCGATTTAAATCTGGGCAAAACCACCGCTCCGGATTTACCAACAGACGAACGTTTACTACGCTACGCCGACGGAAAAGAAGATAAAAACCTTGAAATCCTGTATTTCAATTTCGGGCGATATTTATTAATCAGTTCTTCAAGAACACTGGGTGTCCCGGCAAACCTGCAGGGACTTTGGAATCCGCATTTGAGTCCGCCTTGGAGCAGTAATTATACCATGAATATCAACTTAGAAGAAAACTACTGGCTGGCAGAAAATACCAACCTTTCAGAAATGCATAAATCGCTTTTAAGTTTTATAAAAAACCTTTCGGTAACCGGAAAAGTAACCGCAAAGACTTTTTACGGAGTCGACAAAGGCTGGGCTGCCGGACATAATTCTGATATCTGGGCCATGACCAATCCTGTTGGACAGTTCGGAAAAGAAGAACCAATGTGGGCCTGCTGGCCAATGGGCGGAGCATGGCTGAGTACGCACATTTGGGAACATTATATTTTTACTCAGGATGCCGCTTATTTAAAGAAAGAAGGATATCCGTTAATGAAAGGCGCAGCCGAGTTTTGTTTGGGCTGGCTGGTAACGGATAAAAACGGAAATTTTATTACTTCGCCATCAACTTCACCGGAAAATCAATATAAACTGGCAGATGGTTTTGTAGGCGCAACGCTTTACGGAGGAACAGCAGATCTGGCTATGATCCGCGAGTGTTTTGACAAAACCATAAAAGCATCAAAAGTGCTCAATACAGATGCCGCTTTCAGGGAAAAACTCGAAAAAACACTTGCAAAACTTCACCCTTACCAAATTGGAAAAAAAGGAAATCTGCAGGAATGGTATTTCGACTGGGAAGATCAGGACCCAAAACACCGCCACCAGTCACAGTTGTTCGGACTTTTCCCGGGAGATCATATCACACCTTTAAAAACGCCGGACTTAGCCGAAGCTTCAAAGAAAACTTTAGAAATTAAAGGAGATGAAACTACCGGCTGGTCAAAAGGATGGAGAATTAATCTCTGGGCAAGACTTTGGGACGGAAATCGTGCTTATAAAATGTACCGTGAATTATTACGCTACGTAGATCCTGACGGTAAAAAAACAGAAAAACCAAGAAGAGGAGGCGGAACATATCCAAATTTATTCGACGCCCATCCGCCATTTCAAATTGACGGGAATTTTGGAGGCGCAGCTGCCGTTGCTGAAATGCTGGTGCAATCTAATGAAAACGAAATCAGATTACTTCCTGCATTAGCAGACGCCTGGGAAGAAGGTTCTGTAAAAGGAATCTGTGCACGAGGCGGTTTCGAAATCGAAATGACCTGGAGAAACAAGAAGCCTGAAAAAGTGATTCTTTCTTCTACGAAAGGAGGAAAAACCACTTTGATATTTGGTGATAAAAAACAGGAAATTGTTTTGGGCAAAGGAGAGAAAAAAGAAATTAACTGGTAAAACAGTTTTTAAATTTTAAACAGCAAACCCGACAGGTTCTTAAGAATCTGTCGGATTTGCTTGTAGAATAGGCACAGCTATGTGTGAAAATATGATTTTCATTAAACTCTTCGCACTAAATTTAAAACGATGTTCTTATTAGTATTTAGAAGATCAATCCAATTTACAATTATACCCCAATTGTAAATAAAACGGAATTAAAGGTGCTGTTTTAAAATCTTCGGTTATCACTTTTCCGGCTCTTAAAATCAAATCACTTTTGCGAAATGAATAACCGCCCTGAATACCGAAGTTAAAATTTCCTCCTGTTGTGGGTTCGTACCAGCCGTTTCTGACTTCAGGAAAAACCTCTTTATAAATACGGGTATGTTCAAAATGCGTTACGATTGCTTTGTCAAAACCAAATTCACCTGCCAAAAACCATTTCGGTTTATAATAGCCGATGGTTGTCGAAGCATCGGCACCAAAATTTTGTAAAGTCACGAGCGGATTTCCATAACGTCTGTAAATTCCATGAATCGCTGCGTTAAAACGAAAATTATCGATTTTATAAACATTAATTTGTCCACCGATTTTAGTTTTAAAATCATCAAAAATAACTTCGCCTGATGCAAACGAAATCGAACTTTCCAGAACAATCGGTATTTTGGAATTTAAATGATAACCGTAACTCAGACCATAAACAAAACTGTAGTCCCAGCCCGCATTTATATTTAAGATATGTTTTTCTTCTTTTTTTAGATTTTCCCAGTTTAAAGTTTGTGCCTGCGAATGGTGAGAGGTAAACAGAGAAAGAAGAAATGTGATTACCAGTAATATTGCTTTCATATCCGGATTATTTTAAATCGTTTAAATAATTCAACACGATTGGTTCTACATTTTCCCACTTAAAATAAATCATTTCATGTCCGGTTCCTTTTACTTCGGCAATTTCCGAAGCAGGAAAATAAGCGGCTTCTTTAAGGGCAAAATGTAAACCGTACGACTGATTCAGTTCTCCGTATAAAAACAGCACTTTTGGATCGTATTGTTTTAGATTTGTTGTAAAATCAAAACCCTCATTTTCAGAAATATCAATGAAACTTTCCAGAACCGATGTACCGATTCTCCA
This portion of the Flavobacterium gelatinilyticum genome encodes:
- a CDS encoding glycoside hydrolase family 95 protein, yielding MNSNNIKKTIFILLFASFCIKTTAQSGHVLWYKQPAEFFEESLVLGNGKMGATVFGGINSDKIHLNDITLWSGEPVNANMNPEAYKNIPAIREALQNENYKLAEELNKKVQGKNSEKYAPLGTLEINNSEKGKATNYYRELDISNATSKVTYEMDGVKYTREYFVSAPDQIMIIKLTSSQKGALNFDVNLKSQLKSEVHTRNNTLILNGTAPINENAGYTVQPKFLSVKERGTRFTTLIQIKKTDGQITNSNASLTVKNASEVYIYISIATSFNGFDKNPASQGVDDMAIAAQNLNKAFAKPFDKIKESHITDYQKFYNRVDLNLGKTTAPDLPTDERLLRYADGKEDKNLEILYFNFGRYLLISSSRTLGVPANLQGLWNPHLSPPWSSNYTMNINLEENYWLAENTNLSEMHKSLLSFIKNLSVTGKVTAKTFYGVDKGWAAGHNSDIWAMTNPVGQFGKEEPMWACWPMGGAWLSTHIWEHYIFTQDAAYLKKEGYPLMKGAAEFCLGWLVTDKNGNFITSPSTSPENQYKLADGFVGATLYGGTADLAMIRECFDKTIKASKVLNTDAAFREKLEKTLAKLHPYQIGKKGNLQEWYFDWEDQDPKHRHQSQLFGLFPGDHITPLKTPDLAEASKKTLEIKGDETTGWSKGWRINLWARLWDGNRAYKMYRELLRYVDPDGKKTEKPRRGGGTYPNLFDAHPPFQIDGNFGGAAAVAEMLVQSNENEIRLLPALADAWEEGSVKGICARGGFEIEMTWRNKKPEKVILSSTKGGKTTLIFGDKKQEIVLGKGEKKEINW